GTACACCACGCGCGAGATGCCGGCCCAGTACATGGCGCCGGCGCACATCGGGCAGGGCTCGCCACTGGCGTAGACGGTGGCGCCGCGCAAGGCTGGCAGGCCGAAACGCGCACTCGCATCGCGCACCAGCACCATCTCGGCGTGGCCGGTGCAGTCGGCCGTGGTGGTCTGGTTGTTCTCCGACACCAGCATCACCTCACCCTCGGGCGACACCAGGGTCGCGCCGAAGGGGTTGTTGCCGGCGGC
The nucleotide sequence above comes from Xylophilus sp. GOD-11R. Encoded proteins:
- a CDS encoding nucleoside deaminase; its protein translation is MTTIDFSELDHHAMRLAIDASRKALAAGNNPFGATLVSPEGEVMLVSENNQTTTADCTGHAEMVLVRDASARFGLPALRGATVYASGEPCPMCAGAMYWAGISRVVYGATSEDIRSALGSSGLPSSCTYLLRRATPPVRVDPELLREEAASALRGG